The proteins below come from a single Comamonas antarctica genomic window:
- the lnt gene encoding apolipoprotein N-acyltransferase: protein MQSSLTGRLAFWLGATAAGVAQALSTAWPAGGQPLWWLQILSLALFAHGLRGAMPARRAAGYAWLFATSWLAATFWWLFISMHTYGGLAAPLAVLAVLGLAAFLGSYYALAAWAFVRLRPAGARAPALLFAACWTLAELARGSLWTGFPWGAGGYAHVEGPLSVLPRWLGVYGTGAVAAALAYALGGLRPVHLRQPRAWALALGAAALLGGLFWQRGCALRACLADAPAAQPRVLSVALLQGNIPQDEKFEPGSGVPLALEWYAAALRSSTAQLVVAPETAIPLLPQQLPFDYMPKLQAHFSQGPQAALIGIPLGNPIEGYANSVIGLVPGQEPVYRYDKHHLVPFGEFIPPMFRWFTEMMNIPLGDFNRGGLAQPSMAWAGQRLAPNICYEDLFGEELGLRFRDPTTAPTIFVNVSNIGWFGDSVAIDQHLAISRMRALEFERPMLRATNTGATVIIDHHGNVTQALAPHVRGVLSGDVEGREGLTPFARWVRWAGQLPLWLLAALALAGAFWRQRTCPRGK, encoded by the coding sequence ATGCAATCGTCCTTGACCGGCCGCCTGGCCTTCTGGCTGGGCGCGACCGCCGCAGGCGTGGCCCAGGCGCTGTCCACGGCCTGGCCGGCCGGCGGCCAGCCGCTGTGGTGGCTGCAGATCCTGTCGCTGGCGCTGTTTGCGCACGGCCTGCGCGGCGCCATGCCGGCGCGCCGCGCCGCGGGCTATGCCTGGCTGTTTGCCACCAGCTGGCTGGCCGCGACTTTCTGGTGGCTGTTCATTTCCATGCATACCTATGGCGGCCTGGCCGCGCCGCTGGCGGTGCTCGCGGTGCTGGGCCTGGCGGCCTTTCTCGGCAGCTACTACGCGCTCGCGGCCTGGGCCTTCGTGCGCCTGCGGCCCGCGGGCGCACGGGCGCCGGCATTGCTGTTCGCGGCCTGCTGGACGCTGGCCGAACTCGCGCGCGGCAGCCTCTGGACCGGTTTCCCCTGGGGCGCGGGCGGCTATGCGCATGTCGAGGGGCCGTTGTCGGTCCTGCCGCGCTGGCTCGGCGTCTATGGCACCGGAGCGGTGGCGGCGGCGCTGGCCTATGCGCTGGGCGGCCTGCGGCCCGTGCATCTGCGCCAGCCGCGCGCGTGGGCGCTGGCGCTGGGCGCAGCAGCACTGCTGGGCGGCCTGTTCTGGCAGCGCGGCTGCGCGCTGCGCGCCTGCCTGGCCGATGCACCCGCGGCGCAGCCGCGCGTGCTCAGCGTGGCGCTGCTCCAGGGCAATATTCCACAGGACGAGAAGTTCGAGCCCGGCAGCGGCGTGCCGCTGGCGCTGGAATGGTATGCGGCGGCGCTGCGCTCGAGCACGGCCCAACTCGTGGTGGCGCCCGAAACCGCGATTCCGCTGCTGCCCCAGCAGCTGCCGTTCGACTACATGCCCAAGCTGCAGGCGCATTTCAGCCAGGGCCCGCAGGCCGCGCTGATCGGCATCCCGCTGGGCAATCCGATCGAAGGCTATGCCAATTCCGTGATCGGCCTGGTGCCGGGCCAGGAGCCGGTGTACCGCTACGACAAGCACCACCTGGTGCCGTTCGGCGAATTCATTCCGCCCATGTTCCGGTGGTTCACGGAAATGATGAATATCCCGCTGGGCGACTTCAACCGCGGCGGCCTGGCCCAGCCCTCGATGGCCTGGGCCGGGCAGCGGCTCGCGCCCAACATCTGCTACGAGGATCTGTTTGGCGAGGAACTCGGGCTGCGCTTTCGCGATCCGACCACGGCGCCGACGATTTTCGTCAACGTCAGCAACATCGGCTGGTTTGGCGACAGCGTCGCCATCGACCAGCATCTGGCCATCAGCCGCATGCGCGCGCTCGAGTTCGAGCGGCCGATGCTGCGCGCCACGAATACCGGCGCCACGGTGATCATCGACCACCATGGCAACGTGACCCAGGCGCTGGCGCCGCATGTGCGCGGCGTGCTGTCGGGCGACGTCGAAGGGCGCGAAGGCCTCACGCCGTTCGCACGCTGGGTGCGCTGGGCCGGACAGCTGCCGCTGTGGCTGCTGGCGGCGCTGGCGCTGGCCGGCGCCTTCTGGAGACAGCGGACCTGCCCCCGTGGCAAGTAG
- the fabA gene encoding bifunctional 3-hydroxydecanoyl-ACP dehydratase/trans-2-decenoyl-ACP isomerase: MADSFSYQQLIASGEGKLFTPDSGRLPLPPMLMFDRITHIDSDGGEHGLGKIVAELDVNPDLWFFKCHFQGDPVMPGCLGLDAMWQLIGFYLTWLRLPGRGRALGAGEVKFTGEVGPDVKLVTYEIDIKRLIKRKLNMAIGDARLYADGQLIYTATDLRVGLFMREGKTEGSAE, from the coding sequence ATGGCCGATTCCTTTTCCTACCAGCAACTGATCGCCTCCGGCGAGGGCAAGCTGTTCACTCCTGATTCCGGGCGCCTGCCTTTGCCTCCCATGCTGATGTTCGACCGCATCACGCACATCGACAGCGACGGCGGCGAGCATGGCCTGGGCAAGATCGTGGCCGAGCTGGACGTGAACCCCGACCTGTGGTTCTTCAAGTGCCACTTCCAGGGCGATCCGGTGATGCCGGGCTGCCTGGGTCTCGATGCCATGTGGCAGCTGATCGGCTTCTACCTGACCTGGCTGCGCCTGCCCGGCCGCGGCCGCGCGCTGGGCGCCGGCGAAGTCAAGTTCACCGGCGAAGTGGGTCCTGACGTCAAGCTGGTCACCTATGAAATCGACATCAAGCGCCTGATCAAGCGCAAGCTGAACATGGCCATCGGCGACGCCCGCCTGTATGCCGACGGCCAGCTCATCTATACGGCCACCGACCTGCGCGTGGGCCTGTTCATGCGCGAAGGCAAAACCGAAGGATCTGCAGAATGA
- the fabB gene encoding beta-ketoacyl-ACP synthase I has translation MKRRVVITGTGIVSCIGNDNATVEASLRESRSGIRAMPEFAELGMRSQVAGIPQIDLEAHIDRKQLRFMGDAAAFAQIALAQAIAESGLTPEQVSHPRTGLIMGSGGGSPANQIEAADTLREKGIRRVGPYQVTRCMSSTVSACLSTNFGIKGINYSITSACSTSAHCIGSAAQQIAWGMQDVMFAGGGEELSWGMSLLFDGMGAMSSKYNATPEKASRAYDANRDGFVIAGGGGAVVLESLEHALARGANILGEVVGFGATSDGEDMVAPSGDGAIACMRQAIEGLEGPIDYINTHGTSTPVGDVPELRAIREVFGEQIPPFSSTKSLTGHSLGATGVQEAIYCLLMLNKGFIAGSANVETPDPAVEGMPLVTETRDASLRQVLSNSFGFGGTNASLVLRRWEGA, from the coding sequence ATGAAGCGTCGGGTTGTGATCACGGGCACGGGCATCGTCTCGTGCATCGGTAACGACAATGCAACGGTCGAGGCCTCGCTGCGCGAGAGCCGTTCGGGCATCCGCGCGATGCCGGAGTTTGCAGAACTGGGCATGCGCAGCCAGGTGGCCGGCATTCCCCAGATCGATCTCGAGGCGCATATCGACCGCAAGCAGCTGCGCTTCATGGGCGATGCCGCGGCCTTTGCGCAGATCGCGCTGGCCCAGGCCATTGCCGAATCCGGACTCACACCCGAGCAGGTTTCCCATCCGCGCACCGGCCTGATCATGGGCTCGGGCGGCGGCTCGCCGGCCAACCAGATCGAAGCCGCGGACACGCTGCGCGAAAAGGGCATCCGCCGCGTCGGTCCGTACCAGGTCACGCGCTGCATGAGCTCCACGGTGTCGGCCTGCCTGTCGACGAATTTCGGCATCAAGGGCATCAACTATTCGATCACCTCGGCCTGCTCCACGTCGGCCCACTGCATCGGCTCGGCCGCGCAGCAGATCGCCTGGGGCATGCAGGACGTGATGTTTGCGGGCGGCGGCGAAGAGCTGTCCTGGGGCATGTCGCTGCTGTTCGACGGCATGGGCGCGATGTCCAGCAAGTACAACGCCACGCCCGAGAAGGCCTCGCGCGCCTATGACGCCAACCGCGACGGCTTCGTCATCGCGGGCGGCGGCGGCGCCGTGGTGCTTGAAAGCCTCGAGCACGCGCTGGCGCGCGGCGCCAACATCCTCGGCGAGGTCGTGGGCTTCGGTGCCACCTCCGACGGCGAGGACATGGTTGCGCCTTCGGGCGACGGCGCCATTGCCTGCATGCGCCAGGCCATCGAGGGCCTCGAAGGCCCGATCGACTACATCAACACCCACGGCACCTCGACCCCGGTCGGCGACGTGCCCGAACTGCGCGCCATCCGCGAAGTGTTCGGTGAACAGATCCCCCCGTTCTCGTCCACCAAGTCGCTGACCGGCCACTCGCTGGGCGCGACCGGCGTGCAGGAGGCCATCTACTGCCTGCTGATGCTCAACAAGGGTTTCATTGCCGGCTCGGCCAACGTCGAGACGCCCGACCCGGCCGTCGAAGGCATGCCGCTGGTCACCGAAACCCGCGACGCCTCGCTGCGCCAGGTGCTGTCGAACAGCTTTGGCTTTGGCGGCACCAATGCGAGCCTGGTGCTGAGGCGCTGGGAAGGCGCGTAA
- a CDS encoding GtrA family protein — protein MRQFAVYIGVGVACALIDIGLMQLLSRLGAHYMVATTAGFVAGLAVNFLLHAHVTFRAGYSHRALARYLVLVLANYALTLLVVSLFHAWLDMPLAGKIVSLPFVAINGYLLGKHWVYR, from the coding sequence ATGCGCCAGTTTGCCGTTTACATCGGCGTAGGCGTGGCCTGCGCACTGATCGATATCGGACTGATGCAATTGCTCAGCCGGCTTGGCGCCCACTACATGGTCGCCACCACCGCCGGCTTCGTTGCCGGGCTGGCCGTCAACTTCCTCCTGCATGCCCATGTCACATTCCGGGCCGGCTACTCGCACCGCGCACTGGCGCGCTACCTGGTGCTGGTGCTTGCCAACTACGCGCTGACGCTTCTTGTCGTATCGCTGTTCCATGCCTGGCTGGATATGCCCCTGGCTGGAAAGATCGTCTCGCTGCCCTTCGTTGCCATCAATGGCTATCTGCTGGGAAAGCACTGGGTCTACCGGTGA
- a CDS encoding glycosyltransferase family 2 protein, whose protein sequence is MKTPQNIAVIIPSYKVRAHILEVLAAIGPEVTRIYVVDDCCPDQSGDFVAAHCQDPRVVVLRHAQNQGVGGAVMTGYQAAIADGMQVLVKVDGDGQMDPALIGDFVAPILEGEADYTKGNRFFDLENIRAMPKMRLFGNAVLSLMCKLSSGYWNLFDPTNGYTAIHANAARHLPFGKISRRYFFETDMLFRLNTLRAVVVDIPMDAKYGDEVSNLKISKIAGEFLVKHLRNFFKRIFYNYYLRDMSLASLELPLGVMFLAFGLAYGGYHWSHSTHLGLSTPAGTVMLAALPALMGLQLILAFMSYDIAAVPRRPIHTRLARRPG, encoded by the coding sequence ATGAAAACTCCGCAGAATATCGCCGTCATCATCCCGAGTTACAAGGTGCGCGCCCATATCCTGGAAGTCCTGGCGGCCATCGGACCTGAGGTCACCCGCATCTATGTGGTGGATGATTGCTGCCCCGACCAGTCGGGTGATTTCGTCGCGGCCCACTGCCAGGATCCTCGCGTCGTGGTGCTGCGGCATGCACAGAACCAGGGTGTGGGCGGTGCGGTCATGACCGGCTATCAGGCGGCAATTGCCGACGGCATGCAGGTGCTGGTCAAGGTCGACGGCGATGGCCAGATGGACCCGGCGTTGATTGGCGATTTCGTCGCGCCGATCCTGGAGGGCGAGGCCGACTACACCAAAGGCAACCGGTTCTTCGATCTGGAAAATATCCGCGCGATGCCGAAGATGCGGCTTTTCGGCAATGCGGTGCTGTCATTGATGTGCAAGCTCTCGTCGGGCTACTGGAATTTGTTTGATCCCACCAATGGATATACCGCCATCCACGCCAACGCGGCGCGCCACCTGCCTTTCGGCAAGATAAGCCGCCGTTATTTCTTTGAGACGGATATGCTGTTCCGCCTCAACACGCTGCGGGCTGTGGTGGTGGATATTCCCATGGATGCGAAGTATGGCGACGAGGTCAGCAACCTGAAGATCTCCAAGATTGCCGGCGAGTTCCTGGTGAAGCATCTGCGCAATTTCTTCAAACGGATCTTCTACAACTACTATCTGCGCGACATGTCGCTGGCGTCGCTGGAACTGCCTCTGGGCGTCATGTTTCTCGCCTTCGGTCTCGCCTATGGCGGTTATCACTGGAGCCACTCCACCCATCTGGGGCTGTCCACGCCCGCCGGCACGGTCATGCTGGCCGCCTTGCCGGCGCTGATGGGCCTGCAGCTGATCCTGGCGTTCATGTCGTATGACATTGCCGCCGTGCCGCGGCGCCCCATCCATACCCGCCTGGCACGCCGGCCGGGTTGA
- a CDS encoding glycosyltransferase has translation MSNSSDINSDSYWDGRFSSDWETHQGPRQSRFFARLAMENLPPWLIEQVRRGGLTLADWGCAQGDGTDVLGSHVGPQQVTGIDFSEVAIAQAAGRYPTIRFVAENWLEPSQGNAERFDIVFSSNTLEHFHRPWEVLQALGTRAGKAVVLALPYRELERIDEHFYSFLPGNVPVALSNGFRLVWARVVDCRQMPDTMWGGEQIFLVYADGEWVDTLKLTLADCELGRDDVAGALAWLRAQVAARDSQIAASAEIEVQSTLISQVFAERDAQIAQLHQALTERDQQISSLQREACAREGQMASLNATLFQISDWADRIGKRPVRYALKKTALGFARRTLRALPLSMATKQRLREQFFSIIRPLRASVQPQAPQQRPLSAAVLQMADKQFVDSERDVFVFAVIDWSFRIQRPQHIARSLADAGRRVFYFSNHFIDADEPGYQLEQLPGAAALYQIKLHVKGAPAIYFDAPSDAALAQLQQSMAQVIHDFGALSSLSLVQHAYWYPLVTRLPNTYRIYDCMDHHEGFGNVPEKLMAIEKQMLAGADLVTVTSSWLEDFARGYNPSVAMVRNAAEYAHFSEPPAQTYVDAKGRKIIGYYGAIAEWFDLELLRAVALAHPDCLVLLVGNDTVGAQKQLADLPNVEFTGEVPYARLPYYLYAFDVCLLPFQVIPLTLATNPVKVYEYLAAGKPVVCVDLPEVSQFGDLVGCAATTEAFIALTGAALRESGEEAARNAAARRSFAVEQTWSHRGEQLLEGLAKIQLPRVSVIILTFNNLDLTRACLDSVLKRSDYPNLEVIVVDNASTDDTPAYLEAFGQRHPEVRMVLNSENLGFAAGNNVGLEIATGDYLVVLNNDTVVTPGWVLTLLRHFEREPALGLLGPVTGNIGNEARIEISYPDLAHMPATALNYTLAHMGERYPMHNVAFFCTILPRSTYERCGAISEDYGLGFFEDDDYCRKVEAEGLQIACAEDVFVHHHLSASFNKMNDEKRRALVERNKAIYEKKWGTWKPHSYRP, from the coding sequence ATGTCAAACAGTTCAGACATCAATTCAGACAGCTATTGGGACGGCCGTTTTTCCAGCGATTGGGAAACCCATCAAGGCCCGCGCCAATCGCGCTTCTTTGCGCGGCTGGCCATGGAAAACCTGCCCCCATGGCTGATCGAGCAGGTGCGGCGCGGCGGCCTGACGCTCGCCGACTGGGGCTGCGCCCAGGGCGACGGCACCGATGTGCTGGGCAGCCATGTCGGCCCGCAGCAGGTGACCGGCATCGACTTCTCCGAAGTCGCGATCGCGCAGGCCGCCGGCCGCTATCCGACGATCCGCTTCGTTGCCGAGAACTGGCTGGAGCCGTCGCAGGGCAATGCCGAGCGCTTCGACATCGTCTTCTCCTCGAACACGCTCGAACATTTCCACCGTCCCTGGGAGGTTCTGCAGGCATTGGGCACGCGCGCCGGCAAGGCGGTGGTGCTGGCGCTGCCCTACCGCGAACTCGAGCGCATCGACGAGCATTTCTATTCCTTCCTCCCGGGCAATGTGCCCGTGGCCTTGAGCAATGGCTTTCGCCTGGTCTGGGCGCGCGTGGTCGACTGCCGCCAGATGCCCGATACGATGTGGGGCGGTGAGCAGATCTTCCTGGTATATGCCGATGGCGAGTGGGTCGACACCCTCAAGCTGACGCTGGCCGATTGCGAGCTGGGGCGCGACGACGTCGCTGGCGCCCTGGCCTGGCTGCGCGCGCAGGTGGCAGCACGCGACAGCCAGATTGCGGCCTCCGCCGAAATCGAGGTGCAGAGCACGCTGATCAGTCAGGTGTTTGCCGAACGCGATGCCCAGATTGCCCAACTGCATCAGGCGCTGACCGAACGCGACCAGCAGATTTCCAGTCTTCAGCGCGAGGCCTGCGCACGCGAGGGCCAGATGGCCAGCCTGAATGCCACGCTGTTCCAGATTTCCGACTGGGCCGACCGCATCGGCAAGCGTCCGGTCCGCTATGCGCTGAAGAAAACGGCGCTGGGTTTTGCCCGCCGCACGCTGCGCGCCCTGCCGCTGTCGATGGCCACCAAGCAACGCCTGCGCGAGCAGTTCTTCTCCATCATCCGGCCGCTGCGCGCATCCGTGCAGCCGCAGGCGCCGCAGCAGCGGCCCCTCAGTGCGGCCGTGCTGCAGATGGCCGACAAGCAGTTCGTCGACAGTGAACGCGATGTCTTCGTGTTTGCCGTGATCGATTGGAGCTTTCGCATCCAGCGCCCGCAACACATCGCGCGCAGCCTTGCCGATGCCGGCCGCAGGGTGTTCTACTTCAGCAACCATTTCATCGATGCCGACGAACCCGGCTATCAGCTGGAGCAGCTGCCGGGCGCGGCTGCGCTCTACCAGATCAAGCTGCATGTCAAGGGCGCTCCGGCCATCTATTTCGATGCGCCGTCCGACGCCGCCCTGGCACAGCTGCAACAGAGCATGGCGCAGGTGATCCACGATTTCGGCGCGCTTTCAAGCCTTTCCCTGGTGCAGCATGCCTACTGGTATCCGCTGGTCACGCGCTTGCCGAACACCTATCGCATCTACGACTGCATGGACCACCATGAAGGCTTCGGCAATGTGCCCGAGAAGCTCATGGCGATCGAAAAGCAAATGCTGGCCGGTGCCGACCTGGTCACCGTGACCTCGTCCTGGCTCGAGGACTTCGCGCGCGGCTACAACCCCAGCGTGGCCATGGTCCGCAATGCCGCCGAGTACGCGCATTTCTCCGAGCCGCCTGCGCAGACCTATGTGGATGCGAAGGGCCGCAAGATCATCGGCTACTACGGTGCGATCGCCGAGTGGTTCGACCTGGAACTGCTGCGCGCCGTCGCGCTGGCCCATCCCGACTGCCTGGTGCTGCTGGTGGGCAACGATACGGTCGGAGCGCAAAAACAGCTCGCGGACCTGCCCAATGTCGAGTTCACCGGCGAAGTGCCTTACGCCAGGCTGCCGTATTACCTCTATGCCTTCGATGTCTGCCTGTTGCCCTTCCAGGTAATTCCGCTGACCCTGGCAACGAATCCCGTCAAGGTCTACGAATACCTCGCCGCAGGCAAGCCCGTGGTCTGCGTCGACCTGCCCGAAGTCAGCCAGTTCGGCGATCTGGTGGGATGTGCCGCGACCACCGAGGCCTTCATCGCGCTGACCGGCGCCGCGCTGCGCGAGTCGGGTGAAGAAGCTGCGCGCAACGCCGCCGCAAGGCGCAGCTTCGCGGTCGAGCAGACCTGGAGCCACCGGGGTGAGCAGTTGCTCGAGGGCCTGGCGAAAATCCAGCTGCCGCGCGTCAGCGTCATCATTCTCACCTTCAACAACCTGGACCTGACGCGTGCCTGCCTCGACAGCGTGCTCAAGCGCAGCGACTATCCCAACCTCGAGGTCATCGTCGTCGACAACGCCTCGACGGACGACACACCGGCGTATCTCGAAGCGTTCGGCCAGCGCCATCCCGAAGTGCGCATGGTGCTCAACAGCGAAAACCTGGGCTTCGCCGCGGGCAACAACGTCGGCTTGGAAATTGCCACCGGCGACTACCTGGTGGTGCTGAACAACGATACCGTGGTCACCCCCGGCTGGGTGCTGACGCTGCTGCGCCACTTCGAGCGCGAGCCTGCGCTGGGCTTGCTCGGGCCGGTGACCGGCAACATCGGCAACGAGGCGCGCATCGAGATCAGCTATCCCGACCTGGCCCACATGCCGGCCACGGCGCTGAACTACACGCTGGCCCACATGGGCGAACGCTACCCGATGCACAACGTCGCGTTCTTCTGCACGATCCTGCCGCGCTCGACCTACGAGCGCTGCGGCGCCATCAGCGAAGACTATGGCCTGGGCTTCTTCGAGGACGACGACTACTGCCGCAAGGTCGAAGCCGAAGGCCTGCAGATTGCCTGCGCCGAGGATGTGTTCGTGCACCACCATCTGTCGGCATCCTTCAACAAGATGAACGACGAGAAGCGGCGCGCGCTGGTCGAGCGCAACAAGGCGATCTACGAGAAGAAGTGGGGGACATGGAAACCGCATTCCTATCGGCCCTGA